Proteins encoded together in one Ignavibacteria bacterium window:
- a CDS encoding DEAD/DEAH box helicase family protein, with the protein MKLHFDSKQEFQLEAVKAVTDIFEGQPLSSGDFEFSISQQGAFLNENGFGNKLNLTDEQLLFNLNNVQKINNIQDSDSLLKLKYKEANENGQEVTVTTRFPNFSLEMETGTGKTYVYLRTVYELNKIYGFKKFVIVVPSIAIREGVLKNLQITEEHFQNLYDKVQVTSDVYDSRKVSNLRGFASANSIQILVINIDSFAKDLNIINKPNDKLTGKRPIEFIQSTKPIVIMDEPQNMETDNRKKAIASLNPLCTLRYSATHTNLYNLVYSLNPIKAYDLGLVKQIEVDSVISENDFNSPYLHLENITRTGNAIKAKIKIDVLTTDGIKRKSVTSSGRNNDLFKLSKENERYDGIKIQEFDYGSEQIELNNGIVLKKGETQGGMNDDIMKYMIKKTIEEHIRKEKIYKDKGIKVLSLLFIDKVKNYREYDADGNPLKGKFAEWFEELFQNEISKPYYKNLLPYPVNTIHNGYFSQDSKGRVKDTLGESQIDDDTYKLIMQDKEKLLDINVPLRFIFSHSALREGWDNPNVFQICTLNETKSEIKKRQEIGRGLRLSINQNGDRIFDRNINKLTVIANERYEDFARELQREIQEDCGVDFTGRIKNKSKKKKVKYRKGFEADPKFLQIWEKINYKTKYNVNYDTDSLITLAANEVNNMDEIKKPTVRSTKRKVLITDKGVEGMLVSDSVIEDNLLQFDIPDVLAYIQSKTELTRSTILEILKRSKRLNEVLINPQMFMDNAVSKIKEILHKLMIDGIKYEKIGGKVYEMKLFDDSDFEIYLDDFTFKVKNSDKTIYENYIPLDSGVENQFAKDCESSEQIEFYFKLPYWFEIKTPIGGYRPDWAVVFKDQKKIYFVAETKSAGQELRGSEKLKIECGKAHFKDFKNVVYKRVSAVTDLSK; encoded by the coding sequence ATGAAACTTCACTTTGACAGTAAACAGGAGTTTCAGTTAGAAGCAGTTAAAGCTGTAACTGATATTTTTGAGGGGCAGCCTTTAAGCAGTGGTGATTTTGAATTCTCTATTTCGCAGCAGGGTGCATTTCTTAATGAAAATGGATTCGGGAATAAATTAAATCTTACTGACGAACAATTACTCTTTAATCTGAATAATGTCCAGAAAATAAATAATATTCAAGATTCAGATTCATTACTCAAATTAAAATATAAAGAAGCGAATGAAAATGGTCAAGAAGTAACAGTAACAACAAGGTTTCCGAATTTTTCTCTTGAAATGGAAACAGGAACAGGCAAAACTTATGTATATCTGCGAACAGTCTATGAACTAAATAAAATATACGGTTTTAAAAAATTTGTTATAGTTGTTCCTTCAATTGCTATTCGTGAGGGTGTATTGAAAAATCTGCAAATAACGGAAGAACATTTTCAAAACCTTTATGATAAAGTGCAGGTTACTTCAGATGTTTATGACAGCAGAAAAGTATCTAACCTAAGAGGTTTTGCATCCGCAAATTCAATACAGATTTTAGTTATCAATATTGATTCTTTTGCGAAGGATTTAAATATTATCAATAAACCAAACGATAAATTAACAGGTAAAAGACCAATCGAATTTATTCAAAGCACTAAGCCAATTGTTATTATGGATGAGCCGCAGAATATGGAAACGGATAATCGTAAGAAAGCCATAGCAAGCTTAAATCCTCTTTGCACTTTGAGATATTCAGCCACTCATACAAATCTTTATAATTTAGTTTATTCACTTAATCCTATAAAGGCATATGATTTAGGCTTGGTCAAGCAAATTGAAGTTGATTCGGTTATAAGTGAGAATGATTTTAATAGTCCTTATCTTCATTTAGAAAACATAACACGCACAGGGAATGCAATAAAAGCGAAAATCAAAATTGACGTGTTAACAACTGATGGTATTAAAAGGAAATCTGTAACTTCAAGCGGAAGAAATAATGATTTATTCAAGTTGTCTAAGGAAAATGAAAGATATGACGGTATAAAGATTCAAGAGTTCGATTATGGCAGTGAACAAATAGAATTGAATAATGGAATAGTGTTGAAAAAAGGCGAAACGCAGGGCGGGATGAATGATGATATAATGAAATATATGATTAAGAAAACTATTGAAGAGCATATAAGGAAAGAAAAGATTTATAAGGATAAAGGGATTAAGGTACTATCGTTGTTATTTATTGATAAAGTTAAGAATTACAGGGAATACGATGCTGATGGAAATCCATTAAAAGGTAAATTCGCTGAATGGTTTGAAGAATTATTTCAGAATGAAATATCAAAACCATATTACAAAAATTTGCTTCCATATCCGGTCAACACAATTCACAATGGATATTTTTCTCAGGACAGCAAGGGAAGAGTTAAAGATACATTGGGCGAATCGCAAATTGACGATGATACATACAAGCTAATAATGCAGGATAAAGAAAAACTTCTTGATATAAATGTTCCTCTTCGGTTTATATTCAGCCATTCTGCATTACGCGAAGGTTGGGACAATCCTAATGTTTTTCAGATTTGTACATTGAATGAAACAAAATCAGAGATTAAAAAACGTCAAGAAATAGGAAGAGGATTACGCTTATCCATTAATCAAAACGGCGATAGAATATTTGATAGAAATATAAATAAACTTACTGTAATTGCTAACGAAAGATATGAAGATTTCGCTAGAGAGCTGCAAAGAGAGATTCAAGAAGATTGCGGCGTAGATTTCACCGGAAGAATAAAAAATAAAAGCAAAAAGAAGAAAGTAAAATATCGAAAAGGTTTTGAAGCAGACCCAAAATTCCTGCAAATTTGGGAAAAGATTAATTATAAGACAAAGTATAATGTAAATTATGATACTGATAGTCTTATAACACTTGCGGCAAACGAAGTGAATAATATGGATGAGATTAAAAAACCAACTGTCAGGTCAACGAAAAGAAAAGTTTTGATTACAGATAAAGGTGTTGAGGGAATGCTGGTAAGTGATAGTGTTATTGAAGATAATTTACTTCAATTTGATATACCTGATGTGCTTGCTTATATTCAAAGTAAGACAGAATTAACGAGAAGTACGATATTGGAAATATTGAAACGATCGAAGCGATTGAATGAGGTTTTGATTAATCCCCAGATGTTTATGGATAATGCTGTTTCAAAAATTAAAGAGATATTACATAAATTAATGATTGACGGTATTAAGTATGAGAAAATCGGCGGGAAAGTATATGAAATGAAACTTTTCGATGATTCCGACTTTGAAATCTATCTCGATGATTTTACATTCAAGGTAAAGAATAGCGATAAGACGATATACGAAAACTATATTCCTCTTGATAGTGGTGTTGAGAATCAATTCGCAAAGGATTGTGAAAGCAGTGAGCAAATAGAGTTTTACTTTAAACTTCCTTACTGGTTTGAAATAAAAACTCCAATTGGAGGCTATCGTCCTGACTGGGCAGTTGTATTTAAAGATCAAAAGAAAATTTATTTTGTCGCTGAGACGAAATCAGCAGGACAGGAGCTTAGAGGCAGCGAAAAGCTGAAAATAGAATGCGGGAAGGCGCATTTTAAAGATTTTAAAAATGTAGTTTATAAAAGAGTTTCAGCGGTTACAGATTTGAGTAAATGA
- a CDS encoding metallophosphoesterase, which translates to MIAVIGDIHGCYHTLENLYGTIKNYTSEIYSVGDLIDRGKHSKSVVQFCIDKNIIPVKGNHEEMMLTSINRYLSSPSGAINFGFDMWRANGGLETIRSYGDFNEYNPLKNFEDKLEQNGHYGFFLNLPLMIEIENTVITHAGIAGGILDDSVLWNRRRPKKLHWFQVFGHSPIIDASYIENHYINIDTGCVYGRKLTAAVINPKSKEVLHIFSEPISNNDK; encoded by the coding sequence ATGATAGCAGTCATAGGCGATATACACGGTTGTTACCACACGCTCGAAAACCTTTACGGAACGATAAAAAACTATACCTCAGAAATATACAGCGTGGGCGACTTGATCGACAGAGGTAAACACTCAAAGTCAGTCGTTCAGTTTTGCATAGATAAAAATATAATCCCTGTAAAAGGCAACCATGAAGAAATGATGTTAACGTCAATCAACAGATACTTATCTTCTCCCTCAGGGGCAATAAACTTCGGATTTGACATGTGGCGGGCAAACGGCGGACTTGAAACAATCAGAAGTTACGGTGATTTTAACGAGTACAACCCCTTAAAAAACTTTGAAGACAAACTTGAACAAAACGGGCATTACGGATTCTTTCTGAACCTGCCTTTAATGATAGAGATAGAAAATACGGTTATAACTCATGCAGGAATAGCGGGCGGAATCCTCGACGACAGTGTTCTCTGGAATAGAAGACGCCCGAAGAAACTTCACTGGTTTCAGGTATTCGGGCACTCACCAATAATAGATGCATCCTACATCGAAAACCATTACATCAACATAGATACCGGCTGTGTTTACGGCAGAAAACTCACCGCCGCAGTCATAAACCCCAAATCCAAAGAAGTCCTTCACATATTCTCCGAACCCATCAGCAATAACGACAAGTAA